The following are encoded together in the Fusarium keratoplasticum isolate Fu6.1 chromosome 1, whole genome shotgun sequence genome:
- a CDS encoding Aldo-ket-red domain-containing protein has product MAAKLAKDLSLKGSSTTLPKLVYGTAWKKDRSADLVYTALKNGFRGIDTAGQPKHYNEKGVGQGVQRAIGDGIITRDALFIQTKFSPPGNQGEDAPYDLNAPLVDKVHQSVQSSLAFFTIEGQEPYLDSVLLHSPLRTIEETITAWKTLETYVPHKIRNLGISNTSLPILQALNDAATIKPSVVQNRFYRDTGFETELRAYCRQQSIIFQSFWTFSANPRLAASKPVKTVAEGAGVPQVPAYYALVLGLEGVTVLDGTTTEDHMKDDLEGIPRVASWAEGDGAATWASALAEFKQTIGEA; this is encoded by the exons ATGGCCGCCAAGCTAGCAAAGGACCTCAGCCTGAAGGGCTCCTCCACCACTTTGCCGAAGCTCGTCTACGGCACTGCCTGGAAAAAAGACCGCAGCGCAGATCTTGTCTACACGGCTCTGAAGAATGGGTTCAGGGGCATTGACACGGCTGGGCAGCCCAAGCACTACAATGAAAAGGGCGTGGGTCAAGGCGTCCAGAGAGCCattggcgatggcatcatcacTCGCGATGCTCTCTTC ATCCAAACCAAGTTCTCCCCACCAGGAAACCAGGGCGAAGATGCCCCCTATGATCTCAACGCACCGCTCGTCGACAAGGTTCACCAGTCGGTTCAGTCATCgctcgccttcttcaccattgAGGGCCAGGAGCCGTACCTCGACAGTGTACTCTTGCACAGCCCTCTTCGAACCATCGAAGAAACCATCACTGCCTGGAAGACGCTTGAAACCTATGTCCCCCACAAGATCCGTAACCTGGGCATATCCAACACCAGCCTTCCTATCCTCCAGGCTCTCAACGATGCAGCCACCATCAAGCCGAGTGTCGTGCAGAACCGCTTCTATCGGGACACTGGCTTTGAGACAGAGCTCCGAGCTTATTGTAGACAGCAAAGTATCATCTTCCAGTCATTCTGGACCTTCAGTGCCAACCCACGGCTCGCAGCATCCAAGCCGGTCAAGACAGTTGCAGAAGGGGCGGGAGTCCCACAAGTGCCTGCGTACTACGCCTtggtccttggtctcgagggGGTCACGGTATTGGATGGAACAACGACTGAAGATCACATGAAGGACGATCTCGAGGGTATCCCACGGGTGGCCTCCTGGGCTGAGGGGGATGGTGCAGCAACTTGGGCATCTGCACTGGCCGAATTCAAACAGACTATTGGGGAGGCGTGA
- a CDS encoding CAP-Gly domain-containing protein, with amino-acid sequence MADVPLVVISEYAQSERRITPSWSISQLKTKLETVTGIPPSCQRLSLKPTAGAEAIAVEAPNEDDTHLSNFPLAPYAELHVIDTRPAAARINLNDTTGVDKYVMPEEEYEKKTDSVLAWKKNQKLGRFDPSAPSHEQAKLDALDREIATRGIAVGRRCRVGGEDTRRGVIQYVGEVKEIPGGLGAWVAVKLDEPVGKNDGSIGGTRYWGEPSELKHGVFVRPERVEVGDFPALDDLEDMEEI; translated from the exons atggccgacgTCCCGTTGGTTGTCATCTCCGAGTACGCGCAATCGGAGCGCCGCATTACACCATCATGGTCCATCTCGCagctcaagaccaagctcgAGACGGTGACGGGCATCCCGCCTTCGTGCCAGCGTCTGTCCCTCAAGCCTACGGCCGGCGCagaggccatcgccgtcgaggCGCCTAACGAGGACGACACCCACCTGTCCAACTTTCCCTTGGCCCCATATGCCGAACTTCAT GTGATTGACACACGTCCTGCGGCCGCCCGGATCAACTTGAACGACACCACGGGCGTCGACAAGTATGTCATGCCCGAGGAGGAgtacgagaagaagacggacTCTGTCCTGGCGTGGAAGAAGAACCAGAAGCTGGGCCGATTCGACCCCAGCGCCCCCAGTCAcgagcaggccaagctggACGCGCTCGACCGCGAGATTGCCACACGCGGCATCGCGGTGGGCCGACGCTGCCGCGTGGGCGGTGAAGACACCCGGCGCGGCGTCATCCAGTACGTgggcgaggtcaaggagatcccCGGCGGTCTCGGTGCCTGGGTCGCTGTCAAGCTGGATGAGCCCGTGGGCAAGAACGACGGGAGCATCGGGGGAACTCGCTACTGGGGTGAGCCTTCGGAACTGAAGCATGGTGTCTTTGTGAGACCGGAGCGGGTAGAGGTTGGTGATTTCCCGGCTCTGGATGATTTGGAGGACATGGAGGAGATCTAG
- a CDS encoding Deoxyhypusine synthase produces the protein MASNDHAPPAAATDAVLVKSEEMPKDAQKVEELDFNKLKGPITAEDLFEGMRHMGFQASSMCEAVRIINDMRAWRDPETGDKTTIFLGYTSNLISSGLRGVLRWLVEHNHVSCIVTTAGGIEEDFIKCLGDTYVGSFSTPGADLRKKGLNRIGNLVVPNANYCAFEDWVVPILDKMLEEQEASKGTDDEINWTPSKVIHRLGKEINDERSVYYWAYKNNIPVFCPAITDGSLGDMLYFHTFKSSPLQLKIDLVEDIRRINTISVRAKRAGMIILGGGVVKHHIANACLMRNGAESAVYINTAQEFDGSDAGARPDEAVSWGKIKIGADNVKVYMEATACFPFIVANTFAKDIGKSAET, from the exons ATGGCCTCCAACGATCATGCGCCCCCAGCGGCGGCCACTGATGCCGTCCTGGTAAAGTCCGAGGAGATGCCCAAGGACGCCCaaaaggtcgaggagctcgacttcaacaagctcaagggccCTATCACGGCCGAGGACCTCTTTGAGGGAATGCGTCACATGGGTTTCCAGGCTTCGTCCATGTGCGAGGCCGTGAGGATCATCAACGACATG CGTGCCTGGCGAGACCCAGAGACGGGTGACAAGaccaccatcttcttgggTTACACGtccaacctcatctcatccGGCCTCCGCGGCGTCCTCCGCTGGCTCGTCGAGCATAACCACGTGTCGTGCATCGTCACCACCGCTGGTGGTATCGAGGAGGACTTTATCAAGTGTCTGGGCGACACCTACGTCGGCTCTTTCAGCACCCCTGGCGCCGACCTCCGCAAGAAGGGCCTTAACCGTATCGGCAACCTAGTGGTGCCCAACGCAAACTACTGCGCCTTTGAGGACTGGGTTGTGCCTATCCTCGATAAGATGCTCGAGGAGCAAGAGGCTAGTAAGGGgaccgacgacgagatcaaCTGGACGCCATCCAAGGTCATCCATCGCTTGGGTAAGGAGATCAACGATGAGAGATCCGTCTACTACTGGGCATACAAGAACAACATTCCCGTATTCTGCCCGGCCATCACCGacggcagccttggcgacATGCTCTACTTCCACACCTTCAAGTCCTCACCCCTGCAGCTCAAAAtcgatcttgttgaggacATCCGtcgcatcaacaccatctctgTCCGCGCGAAGCGGGCTGGTATGATCATTCTCGGTGGCGGCGTCGTCAAGCATCACATTGCCAACGCATGCTTGATGCGTAATGGCGCTGAGTCAGCCGTTTACATCAACACTGCGCAAGAGTTTGACGGTAGCGATGCCGGTGCGAGACCAGATGAGGCGGTTTCCTGGGGCAAAATCAAAATCGGTGCCGATAACGTCAAG GTTTACATGGAGGCGACGGCTTGTTTCCCATTCATTGTAGCCAACACATTTGCCAAGGATATTGGCAAATCTGCAGAGACTTAA
- a CDS encoding Aminotran-1-2 domain-containing protein, with protein sequence MPSASESRPPRKLPQPAQRVAKQPQDVWSMINNAAAQSPVQRVVNMGQGFFGYNPPEFILNAAKNALDRADANQYSPAKGRQSLRNALVSHYSKSLERELNPDTEVVITTGANEGILSAFMAFVEEGDEVIVFEPYFDQYISNIRMAGGVVRYVPLSPPADGDTATSSSGDWKLDMEKLKSTFGSKTRMLVLNSPHNPVGKVFSTEELSAIGKLCVEHNTIIIADDVYDSLTYVPAKRMATLSPELWNLTLTVGSAGKTFYATGWRIGFLIGPEHLVKYVAAAHMRICYSSPSPLQEACASGYQLAEEMGFWERSRDEMQGKIRRFIQVLDELGLPYTDPQGGYFVLVNFSRLKFPEGYAFPSSVASRPRDFQLSWFLITELGLAAIPPSEFYLPENSHVAENFLRFAICKEDSVLEDAKERLRGLKKYLV encoded by the exons ATGCCCTCAGCTTCGGAAAGTAGACCCCCGAGGAAACTCCCACAGCCGGCACAGAGGGTGGCCAAGCAGCCCCAAGATGTCTG GTCCATGATCAACAACGCAGCCGCACAGTCACCT GTCCAACGTGTCGTCAACATGGGACAGGGCTTCTT TGGCTATAACCCCCCTGAATTCATATTAAATGCTGCCAAGAATGCTCTTGATCGAGCCGACGCCAATCAATACTCCCCAGCCAAGGGCCGACAAAGCCTCAGGAACGCACTCGTCTCGCACTACTCCAAGAGCCTGGAGCGAGAGCTCAACCCAGACACCGAGGTAGTCATCACCACTGGCGCAAACGAAGGCATACTCAGCGCCTTTATGGCATTCGTCGAAGAAGGGGACGAGGTGATTGTGTTTGAACCGTATTTTGATCAGTACATCAGCAATATTCGCATGGCTGGTGGCGTCGTTCGATATGTGCCCCTGAGCCCCCCAGCAGACGGGGACACGGCGACCTCGTCTTCGGGGGATTGGAAGCTGGACAtggagaagttgaagagtACATTCGGCTCAAAGACACGGATGCTGGTGCTCAACTCCCCCCATAATCCCGTGGGAAAAGTATTCTCGACTGAAGAGCTGAGCGCCATCGGCAAGCTGTGTGTCGagcacaacaccatcatcatcgccgacgaTGTCTACGACAGCTTGACTTATGTGCCAGCAAAGCGCATGGCCACACTCTCCCCTGAGCTTTGGAACCTCACCCTCACGGTGGGCTCCGCGGGCAAGACCTTTTACGCGACGGGTTGGAGGATAGGATTCCTCATCGGTCCGGAGCATCTCGTCAAGTACGTTGCCGCGGCGCACATGCGGATCTGCTACTCGAGCCCGAGTCCGCTCCAAGAGGCCTGCGCTTCGGGTTACcagctggccgaggagatgggATTCTGGGAACGGTCGCGAGACGAGATGCAGGGCAAAATTAGACGCTTCATCCaggtcctcgacgagctgggCCTGCCATACACAGACCCTCAGGGGGGTTACTTTGTCCTTGTCAACTTTTCGAGACTCAAGTTCCCAGAGGGCTATGCGTTCCCTAGCAGTGTTGCATCTCGGCCGCGAGATTTCCAGCTAAGCTGGTTCCTCATTACGGAGCTCGGTCTAGCAGCGATTCCACCGAGTGAGTTCTACCTCCCGGAGAACTCGCATGTAGCCGAGAACTTTTTGCGATTTGCCATCTGTAAGGAGGACAGTGTTCTCGAGGACGCCAAGGAGAGACTCAGAGGGTTGAAGAAGTATCTTGTATAA
- a CDS encoding Methyltransf-11 domain-containing protein — MASGSSATPAGDQGDGPLEQPNPQHQQGAQPQEPSATEVFSPSEAAEAPETYEATHVHAVYEAIAPHFSATRHKPWPRVASFLQAQPPGSIGLDVGCGNGKYLRVNPAVHLLGSDRSPALVKLARTELRRPRADGKDDDPRVSDVDVAVADGFALPYRRAAADFVICIAVVHHMSTRARRQEAVAALLDCVTPEAGRVLVYVWALEQASSRRGWDTGSDQDRLVSWVMRKPKGEEPGGTYQRYYHLYREGELEEDVVAAGGKVEESGYERDNWWVVCSRPAA, encoded by the coding sequence ATGGCGAGTGGTTCGTCGGCGACGCCGGCTGGCGATCAAGGGGACGGGCCACTCGAGCAACCCAACCCtcagcatcaacaaggcGCCCAACCTCAGGAACCATCCGCTACAGAAGTATTCTCACCCTCTGAGGCTGCAGAGGCCCCCGAAACATACGAGGCAACCCATGTGCACGCCGTCTACGAGGCCATCGCGCCGCACTTCTCAGCTACCCGCCACAAGCCCTGGCCGCGTGTCGCCAGCTTCCTCCAAGCCCAGCCGCCCGGCAGCATCGGCCTTGACGTCGGCTGTGGCAACGGCAAGTACCTGCGCGTCAACCCGGCCGTGCACCTACTGGGCTCCGACCGGAGCCCTGCACTCGTCAAGCTCGCCCGGACCGAGCTGCGGCGGCCTCGTGCTGAtggcaaggacgacgaccCAAGGGTCTCGGACGTCGACGTTGCCGTCGCTGATGGCTTCGCCCTCCCCTACCGGCGGGCCGCCGCCGACTTTGTCATCTGCATCGCTGTCGTGCACCACATGTCCACCCGCGCGCGCCGGCAAGAGGCCGTCGCCGCGCTGCTGGACTGCGTGACCCCCGAGGCCGGCCGCGTGCTCGTCTACGTGTGGGCGCTGGAGCAGGCGTCGAGCCGCCGCGGGTGGGACACGGGCAGCGACCAGGACAGGCTCGTCTCGTGGGTGATGCGCAAGCCAAAGGGCGAGGAGCCGGGCGGCACGTACCAGCGCTACTACCACCTGTACCGcgagggcgagctcgaggaggacgtCGTGGCGGCTGGgggcaaggttgaggagagcGGCTACGAGAGGGACAACTGGTGGGTGGTATGTAGCCGGCCGGCGGCCTGA